One part of the Lytechinus pictus isolate F3 Inbred chromosome 3, Lp3.0, whole genome shotgun sequence genome encodes these proteins:
- the LOC135153475 gene encoding zinc finger CCCH domain-containing protein 13-like: protein MVIEREDQRVRPSLSRPSEFSLDGDREDQRVRPSLFRPSEFSLDGDREDQRVRPSLFRPSEFSLDGDREDQRVRPSISRPSEFSPDRDREDGRVRPSLSRPSEFSLDSDREDQRVRPSLFRPSEFSLDGDREDQRVRPSLSRPSEFSLDGDREDQRVRPSLSRPSEFSLDGDREDQRVRPSLSRPSEFSPDGDREDRRVRPSLSRPSEFSLDGDREDQRVRPSLSRPSEFRLDGDRKRRPESNDHLLVDQVSLALMVIEKTGDEFSLDGDREDRRVRPSLSRPSEFSLDSDREDQRVRPSLFRPSEFSLDGDREDQRVRPSLSRPSEFSLDGDREDQRVRPSHSRPSEFSLDGDIEDRRVRPSLSRPSEFSLDGDREDQRVRPSLSRPSEFSPDRDREDRRVRPSLSRPSEFSLDGDREDQRVRPSLSRPSEFRLDGDREDQRVRPSLFRPSEFSLDGDREDRRVRPSLSRPSEFSLDSDREDQRVRPSLFRPSEFSLDGDREDQRVRPSISRPSEFSLDGDREDQRVRPSLSRPSEFSLDGDREDRRVRPSLSRPSEFSPDGDREDRRVRPSHSRPSEFSLDGDREDQRVRPSLSRPSEFSLDGDREDQRVRPSLSRPSEFSLDGDREDRRVRPSLSRPSEFSPDGDREDQRVRPSLSRPSEFSLDGDREDQRVRPSLFRPSEFSLDGDREDQRVRPSLFRPSEFSLDGDREDQRVRPSLFRPSEFSLDGDREDQRVRPSLFRPSEFSLDGDREDQRVRPSLSRPSEFSPDRDREDQRVRPSLSRPSQYKCDYAAQY, encoded by the exons ATGGTGATAGAAAGAGAAGACCAGAGAGTAAGACCATCTCttagtagaccaagtgagttTAGCCTTGATGGTGATAGAGAAGACCAGAGAGTAAGACCATCTCTTTTTAGACCCAGTGAGTTTAGCCTTGATGGTGATAGAGAAGACCAGAGAGTAAGACCATCTCTTTTTAGACCAAGTGAGTTTAGCCTTGATGGTGATAGAGAAGACCAGAGAGTAAGACCATCTATTAGCAGACCAAGTGAGTTTAGCCCTGATCGTGATAGAGAAGACGGGAGAGTAAGACCATCTCttagtagaccaagtgagttTAGCCTTGATAGTGATAGAGAAGACCAGAGAGTAAGACCATCTCTTTTTAGACCAAGTGAGTTTAGCCTTGATGGTGATAGAGAAGACCAGAGAGTAAGACCATCTCttagtagaccaagtgagttTAGCCTTGATGGTGATAGAGAAGACCAGAGAGTAAGACCATCTCttagtagaccaagtgagttTAGCCTTGATGGTGATAGAGAAGACCAGAGAGTAAGACCATCTCttagtagaccaagtgagttTAGCCCTGATGGTGATAGAGAAGACAGGAGAGTAAGACCATCTCttagtagaccaagtgagttTAGCCTTGATGGTGATAGAGAAGACCAGAGAGTAAGACCATCTCttagtagaccaagtgagttTAGACTTGATGGTGATAGAAAGAGAAGACCAGAGAGTAACGACCATCTCttagtagaccaagtgagttTAGCCTTGATGGTGATAGAGAAGACAGGAGA TGAGTTTAGCCTTGATGGTGATAGAGAAGACAGGAGAGTAAGACCATCTCttagtagaccaagtgagttTAGCCTTGATAGTGATAGAGAAGACCAGAGAGTAAGACCATCTCTTTTTAGACCAAGTGAGTTTAGCCTTGATGGTGATAGAGAAGACCAGAGAGTAAGACCATCTCttagtagaccaagtgagttTAGCCTTGATGGTGATAGAGAAGACCAGAGAGTAAGACCATCtcatagtagaccaagtgagttTAGCCTTGATGGTGATATAGAAGACAGGAGAGTAAGACCATCTCttagtagaccaagtgagttTAGCCTTGATGGTGATAGAGAAGACCAGAGAGTAAGACCATCTCTTAGCAGACCAAGTGAGTTTAGCCCTGATCGTGATAGAGAAGACAGGAGAGTAAGACCATCTCTTAGTAGACCGAGTGAGTTTAGCCTTGATGGTGATAGAGAAGACCAGAGAGTAAGACCATCTCttagtagaccaagtgagttTAGACTTGATGGTGATAGAGAAGACCAGAGAGTAAGACCATCTCTTTTTAGACCAAGTGAGTTTAGCCTTGATGGTGATAGAGAAGACAGGAGAGTAAGACCATCTCttagtagaccaagtgagttTAGCCTTGATAGTGATAGAGAAGACCAGAGAGTAAGACCATCTCTTTTTAGACCAAGTGAGTTTAGCCTTGATGGTGATAGAGAAGACCAGAGAGTAAGACCATCTAttagtagaccaagtgagttTAGCCTTGATGGTGATAGAGAAGACCAGAGAGTAAGACCATCTCttagtagaccaagtgagttTAGCCTTGATGGTGATAGAGAAGACAGGAGAGTAAGACCATCTCttagtagaccaagtgagttTAGCCCTGATGGTGATAGAGAAGACAGGAGAGTAAGACCATCtcatagtagaccaagtgagttTAGCCTTGATGGTGATAGAGAAGACCAGAGAGTAAGACCATCTCttagtagaccaagtgagttTAGCCTTGATGGTGATAGAGAAGACCAGAGAGTAAGACCATCTCttagtagaccaagtgagttTAGCCTTGATGGTGATAGAGAAGACAGGAGAGTAAGACCATCTCttagtagaccaagtgagttTAGCCCTGATGGTGATAGAGAAGACCAGAGAGTAAGACCATCTCTTAGCAGACCAAGTGAGTTTAGCCTTGATGGTGATAGAGAAGACCAGAGAGTAAGACCATCTCTTTTTAGACCAAGTGAGTTTAGCCTTGATGGTGATAGAGAAGACCAGAGAGTAAGACCATCTCTTTTTAGACCAAGTGAGTTTAGCCTTGATGGTGATAGAGAAGACCAGAGAGTAAGACCATCTCTTTTTAGACCAAGTGAGTTTAGCCTTGATGGTGATAGAGAAGACCAGAGAGTAAGACCATCTCTTTTTAGACCAAGTGAGTTTAGCCTTGATGGTGATAGAGAAGACCAGAGAGTAAGACCATCTCTTAGCAGACCAAGTGAGTTTAGCCCTGATCGTGATAGAGAAGACCAGAGAGTAAGACCATCTCTTAGTAGACCGAGTCAATATAAATGTGATTATG